The DNA region AACAACGTTTTCGCTCAGAACTGGATATCTCAGGCAGCATTACTAGGCGAGTTGCTGCATcctgaaattttttcgatttcctTTACATAACAGAGAATTATCATTGCGATTTTTTGCAGCCCATCCAAacgtcaaacttttcatcacaCAGGGAGGTCTACAATCTATGGAGGAAACGATCAACCATCACGTTCCAGTGATTGGCATACCATTCCACTCTGATCAAACAATGAATGTGGATACGGCAGTGAAATACGGTTTTGGACTCAGGATCGAATTAGAAGATTTGAGCATTGAAGGATTGAAATCGGCTATTCATGAGATTATGACTAATCAGAGGTAAGTCTGTATTTTAGcttttttatgttttcaaaaAAAGATTTCGGCTGAAGGCCTGCTTCCTTTCGTTCAGTTTTTACGTCACCGCAACGTGCAAGTATCTAACTTAGAATAAATTCAgaatatcaaatatttttttttatatacccAGACAGGTTGGGTCTCTCagtattttaaataattttgttttttatgtgagaaaatatttatttggtTCGAAGATATAAAGAAATCTGATCATGAGCGGATCTGAATtcagcacttcctgaaaccttatctcttttttcaatcactgcattttcgtaataaaaattgatattagttgtggcaacggcgttatgacattaacgacatttcatgaaagCCAACCTTActgcgttctagttacaaaaacttgagaaaattatttcatggccaaccgacatctaaaataaatgtgaatggagtatagtaataaatctcgaaatttcatcgaactCGTTGCAGTGGCGGTTAGAGGAATGATGCAGGGGTGGGGGCATAATTTTATGTTcgaaattctgtaaggtgtttgttgatataaaataaattggtttatctatatattttattgagttcaatgtttgaaactcattcatatttgaagaatgaaagaaaatcaTTTTCCGATatccgaaaaaatatttttcaaaggaGGGGGGAAGGGAGGCCCCTATGGCCCcttgaattttcatttcaatcctCATCCAAAGTTTGATTGAGGCttcatattcaatatttttcagatatatAATTTCTTgtggatattcaaaaatttcattcaaatttttttcagttacaAGGAAAATACTGCCAAAATTGAGAAGCTAATGAATGATATACCGATGGAAGGACTGGATAAAGCGATTTGGTGGATAGAGTATGTGATCAGGCATAAAGGTGCAAGGCATCTACGAAGTCCTTCCTTAGATATACCGTGGTATCAGTATTTCCTTCTCGATGTGATTGCTTTCATTGCACTTGTGTTGAGTATTTCTATGTATATTTTGATAAAAGTCATAAAACTAACAATAAGGTCTGCGAAAAAATTGTTAACTAATGAGAAACAGAAGAAACAATAAACTTCGAAAAAGCTAAAAATGAAGTGTATTCAGTTTTAAGCTATCTGTAAACAAGAAAATGGcaggttttcatttatttgataaatctttttcggacacaagatatcaccaacgtctttcagtgttctcattatgactaatacgtaccataaaaataacaaaaattcaaatgacccaactcttgaaaataagttggacgctatctaatgaatgtatGTTCGttatgtaaaatgaaagtattcttcatcttttctcgtataatgtgccatttccgaataatttgatgctcagaaataaaaaaatatctgtgatattcagAAAATTGGGTAGGTATTGGGCTGAAtgaaactatgttttgaagatccacagatgtgtggtgtcatagattcagcttgttattctgacaggcccggatctagggggggggcaagcggggcgcttgccccgggcgccagcttgagggggcgccaaaatcaaccagaggttgaaatttccttattttttattttctcggaaaaaaataatttcctagtgctgaaatggaaactgtagaatggaaacatgataaaccatcactatgcctaaattcttcaaaatcaatgagggataaattaactgcatattattcagtcatctacgaatgaccgccacacttgggtaaaataggttgaaagatctgatatgtctACACTGAGTCGCAAGCAAGAATtactttgcctggggaattccGACTCATTCCcatctcatctggaactaagggccaaaatttccgattttctatagaccataacaaAAACTAATCCACTCAGCATAATTCTCTTTGCATATTCGTATTCTatgccctcgatttagtaaaaacaccaattttggtggaaatcggtaagatcgaAAATTCTCTgcgtatatttcattttgtggaaACATTCTGAAAAACATCagtcaatttcgtgaaacttttgtataaaacatttttttggacctcttttagtaacaaagttaaagggggggGTCAAATTCTGGTGAAAAACCATAACATAacaaattgcgattttttgaagaatatttttggtctccgatcagaaccaaattcattctgtacactaattcgagggcgttgAACACGAATaggcaaacagatatttttaaaaaatttatttttcaagttatggtcgatggaaaatcggaaattttggaccttcgcggaaaaattcataaaatctgagcTGTTCGAGATAGTTTTTATATtggcaaagaaccaattcatcaacaaaaaaatcagcatatgactagtccCTTTTTTTTAGCTGCTaaagctcctcaaagttgaccaatattttcgaaattttgcactgaaagtgatttattcctcaaaatactgatcctacaaaaaatctcattgcatattcgtgatctacgaccttgaattaatacgtaaaatgacccgggtcgatatatgtagctcaaaaactaaatttttgttcggaataatttcgttcatgaagcgcgggtaaaaacgatagacgagggcgagttgcaaacgacattcttgtaaatacaaacttttttatttttagagCGATTGCAACCCGAGTAAATATGcaattttcctaagatgagtattttgggaaaagaataacttttaggcacggtactttcaccttcgaataaattctaTTCAATGTGAATGAGTACCTGTCAAAtgatttcctatctgaaggatatcttatttcggtgctttcagatgattttatttgacgaataacaattctatgaaaacacggtatactacttttcactgattaatgtaaaataagacgccgcattgtagaaattgtcataattccatctagaaagcaaatatttcgtgaaaatcccACAAAGAATAGCCACACATCAAGAATCTAagaattcaaccaataatgacgtacggACATTCGATATATGACAAATAAACCCTTATTAAGTTtaaatgacagatttattctatgagtaacactatctgaaagtgaaaagactgcatttttactaatcctaagaataagacttatctatcgaataaatttagttattcgcacgtaaaagtaccgggccttgaagaacaatgggaaaaaataaattttgatgaaacaatgggaaaaaaagtgattttttcccaaaatctaattgcatattcataatctatacgaccccaaattagtgaaaaaaattactcgggttgaaagcgatgacgaatatgcaattagattcttcctacgaaccttagaaggggggggggcgccatcatgaatttttgccccggtcagaaaaaattgtAGATCCGGGCCAGTATTCTGaagcccattatgaaaactcaaaatggctgtatctttttatcatggccgaatcggaaaaaatggtaaaggaaaaaagtatttcttttgacctcaagaatctactgttaaaatattttacaggtcagagactcaccctgtataataccaAGAATTGAAAATACCATTGTCCTTACTATTATTCAGTCGCACGCATACGTGAtccatattttttcattaacaagaatttgaaaaaaagttaaatGGGAAAGCACACACCTGTATTCAACAATTTTTGGGTtgaatgaattttatttctggGAATACTTCCACTTATTGTTACATAAGTCACATAAACCGAAAATTCTAAATTAAATGTCTCCATTCGAAAAATGTCTGGattagaaattcaaaaataaggaattgaataaagtgaaaatattcaaatataaatattgCTAACATGGCTACCTCCTTCGATACATTTTTCAGGTAACTTTCTTATTGATTGACTGGCACTCAAAatagattatttccaaaaagaagCATTGCCAGAGATATATATAGTCAACTTTCATATCAGAACGATATGGAATCACAAAAATTGCATAGTTTATTCGGGAATCAGTGGATGGAAACGCATGGTTCTATTGCCTGACCagcaagatcaccagacctTAATTCTTTGGATTTTTACGTATGGGAATTTGTTAAAAATATAATTCTCAAGAATCCAGTCATAAATATTCAGATTCAGAGCAAAGATTGCGAAGAATCAGGAACGCCATCAGAGACATTTCCCGCGTTATGCTGTTGAATACATTGAATTCTGTGAAAAAGATGTCGAagttgtttacagaataatggTACTCAATTTAAGAACTTTTTATGAGTTATATTATATTTGATTATAGAAATTCTTCtcgatatttattcaaattgagtgTAACATGAATTACCTACATGATTTTATTATAGATGTTTCAGCTAATAATTGAAATTCTATGAACGGAAAGTAATTCGTATCATAGTGATGGAGGTTTATTAAGAGTGGACAATTTTGTGGTCGATGATTTCAaagaattctatcaaaaattgaaatatcggCACATATTCAGGATGAGTCTTtaactagtacaaatatttcaacagtagattcttgaggttaaaagaaacacttttaccatttttttccgaatcgcctcggtttaaaagatacaggatgttgaaaaaccataaaaaatgttattttcagttctatatcacaaacggttttatcgaaagaaatgaatattggaatgtaatttttcatttacatatttttatgaatctttttcgaacacaagatatcacccaagtcttccagttttgtcattatgaccatcacataccatcaaaataccaaaaattcaaagaaccaaactcttggaactaagttgaacgctgtctaatgaatatttgaacgttttgtaaaataaaagtattcttcataatttgatgttcaaaaattaagaatatctgtgaaattcgaaaaattgggtactttttctgattctgtttaaaagaccccagatgtgtagtgtcacagatttagctacttattttgaaggtaatttcgtttttctaggggtggcacagctcattatgaaaaagtaatatgactatatctttttatcagagccgaatcggaaaaaattgtataattttatttttgacctcaagaatctactgttaaaatatttatacgagtcaaagactcaccctgtatattttagaAAATCTATTATATGTATAACATGAGATCAAAAAAAGATAACATCcgtattcaaaataaagaagtaatttttttcaccctttgtacaagacataaaaaaaagttgaatatggtTGAAACGTTTACCACTAATGGATACTTTTTTTggggataccctgtataaagTCCATCCAGGATAGGCATTATTTGCGTTCGCACACTTCTTGACGCTCAAAAATATTCCTGAATAATAAAAGCAAAATATAGATCGTAAAAATTCAAATCTTTCGAGAtacgttcaaaaattaaatgttaTTCACCCTTTAATCTTTTAATATCTACTTTTGAAACAATCACATAAACAATACATCATTTAGCTATAAATCTGCCGGAGTATTTACCGTGACTTTGATCCTGTTCCATCATTTGAGTGAAGCTCTTTTTTAACACTTTCTCGTTTTCAATTGGACTAATTGATAATTAAATACAGTCAACGGTTCTGATTACCACACTTACATCGCCGAATTGAGTGAATTCGTGAAATCAAGTGTTGAAACCTAAGGCTGCCATGAACTTTATTGCATTTTTCTTAGTGCTGAACTCACTGCGTCCCGTAGAGAATGCGAACATCCTGTTTTTCGCACCTATTCCTTCATTCAGTCATCAGGTGATTTTTCAACCCATTTGGAAGGAACTATCTTTGAGAGGACACAAAGTCACGGCAGTCGCAGTGAATGTGCTAAACGACAAAACGCTGACCAATTTGACAGAAATAGATTTGGGCATCATGTACAAGTACAAGAAGGATATACCGAAGGAATTCATCCGATTCATGTTTCACAAACCGAATTTTCTAGGGGTGTTCCTAAAGGATATGTATTTAAACGAAGTTCTATCGGGAGTTCATAAAATCGCACTCGAAATGCCTGAAGTGCAAAAGCTGATAAAAAGTGATGTCAAATTTGATGCTGTGATTGTAGAGTGGTTATTTCCAACAGGGGCAGCCTTCGCAGCAAAATTTAAATGTCCACTCATAGGAATATCGTCCTTTGGTGTGCCAATTCCTGCTCTTGATGCAATCGGAAATCCAGCTCATCCAATACTTGCACCTGACCATACGCTTCCCATCGTGAGGGAAATGTCTCTCAGAGAGAGATTGCTCTCTACCATGTTCTCTGCATATGCGAGGATATACTACAATTTGGTTATACTTCCTAGGGAAGATCAAACAGTCAAGAATGTATTCGGTCCGGATATGCCCTACCTAGGAAAGATAGAACGGAATGTGAGTTTGTTGTTGCTGAACAGAAATCCCATATTTCATAAGATCATGCCTATTCTACCGAACGTGCAAGAATTCGGAGGTTTGATAGATAGAAGAAACGAAATGAAGATGAATATGGTGAGTATAAACTGTAAATGTATTATAGAGATATAGTATGTAAGGTTTAATTTTATCCGAAAGCGTATGATCTGTTCTCAAATATATTGCACTCTAAGGGCCGGTATAGGTAGGTATTGATCCTCTCTATAAAGTGTTCGTTAACTTTCGTTTGTTGTAACCATTCATTGTTTTGCTAATATCTGATGGACCAGTAGAATAATACATattcaattatgaaaaaatttcgaccaAAGATCCTAGATTTTCCCTCTCGGCGAAGTTGTGCATAAGTAAAGGGGGTTAAAACGTGCCCCCTAAAGAGGTGTTATTCTTATTTTGTAGCTAATGATTCATGAATAAcggaaataatataatatgacagtttcagcaagccgaaacaataaaaattggccataaaggtcacaaaaatcagtttttttgaattttctcctctcctgggcttcaaattgattTTTGCATCCATTATTaaagttgtagggcataacattttatacaaattttgtccgaagcaattttttctacgtctgaacgtttttgaaatatatggcgatgaatgttcattagactgggtttctacgttgaccttggcctttcgcaggTGTGGCTGAGCTCTCCGCCCTCATCatcctctagctcgaaaacggctaAGAGTATCttaaattgcttcagacaaaagatgtatagaattttattatctataactttcataatgaatacttAAACAATTAGAGGTATAGGAAGGGAAGATATTctaaaaaaatgcatttttatcttcttcaaagtgtcagattaagaaaaccccccttgtTTAGTATCAGatcaatgggtcaacacgtctgcaacaatgagattaaccatctgtatgaaaatctgacacgctagagtatgttcaagtaacgatttttttgcattttcaaaggaccgctatgaccttgcgtcacgtccgaattgtcagtctctcgGAAAGTAgctcctttgggtccaattagcatatcctctaaaaatatgacacgctggaaaaaaaaatttcgagcacgaaaactgtcagataagcttgaatttattatcagagacacgtagggatTATTCAGTATTTCAATCTGACACACTAGCTAGAGTATGTacacttgacgattttttttacatctttggcaccctgcagacgctttcaccACATCTGAAAATGCATACATCAACCTTTTTtgtttctaccatctaatcttcaaaagtTGTACCTGTTAAAGTGTTTGAGCATTAAATTCTGCGTCGGATAGCATTAAGATCTATTTGTTACCACCCATTTCAAAACAATTACATTTCGAAGTTGTGTCACTTTGGAAGATGCATGGAAAATCCACCATCACTAGCGACTGCTCTCTGTGCTGCATCCACATTTTTCTTCCTCGTATAAGATTTGCAACAAGAAATATGAAGTTTTACAGCCCTTAAAAAATCATGTTTCCCATCACTCCTCTTTTTACTGCACTCAAGCAATGTTGAGAAACTTCTAGATTTAACAGTCACATAGAACTCATCGTCTTCCTTTATTATATACTCACACACAAAACACTTGTCCGTCATTTTCAATCACAATATTATAGTCGCAAATGATTTTAAACCAAGGAAAATTTCAAGACTTGAAATGCACAAAGTCCGAGACCATCCGGTTTCTTAcacgaattgaaatgaatagAGGAATACACAAAAAAAACCGGACAAGCGAAATGTTcaccaaattcattttgaaataacttttcAAGGCGtacatcgattttgatcattttgttgtctatttgtagtTTATCTACTTTATCATCTGATGTtgagtctgcaggaatttcaattgaatttgatggtagaACTGATAGTTGCAATTTCTTCTAAATTTCTGAATTAATTAGTGACGCAGTGATGGGCCtttaaatgagtttttgaagatGATCTTCTCTTAGCATTTTCTTGTTCAATTTACGTCAATAGCTCTCTCCTGAAggaaaatacgatttttcaaacGAAACTATGCAATTTATCAAGAATATAcaaataaaattatgaaaaataaacacattcTTATATTCTAATAGGTACATATTGAGTATTGCCTCCACGTGGAACGTTTTCCCATTCTTCAGGAAGAACTGTTCTGAAAGCTGGAATAGATTCCGGTTGACGGTTGCGATTAAGCCTCCCACACATGCTCAATTGGGTTTAGATCGGGACTA from Coccinella septempunctata chromosome 1, icCocSept1.1, whole genome shotgun sequence includes:
- the LOC123307091 gene encoding UDP-glucosyltransferase 2-like; translation: MNFIAFFLVLNSLRPVENANILFFAPIPSFSHQVIFQPIWKELSLRGHKVTAVAVNVLNDKTLTNLTEIDLGIMYKYKKDIPKEFIRFMFHKPNFLGVFLKDMYLNEVLSGVHKIALEMPEVQKLIKSDVKFDAVIVEWLFPTGAAFAAKFKCPLIGISSFGVPIPALDAIGNPAHPILAPDHTLPIVREMSLRERLLSTMFSAYARIYYNLVILPREDQTVKNVFGPDMPYLGKIERNVSLLLLNRNPIFHKIMPILPNVQEFGGLIDRRNEMKMNMVSINCKCIIEI